A region from the Silene latifolia isolate original U9 population chromosome 7, ASM4854445v1, whole genome shotgun sequence genome encodes:
- the LOC141592617 gene encoding uncharacterized protein LOC141592617: MTSNYTPNMNFRNDSVSPRTPPPSEDAYLMKYLQSAQSSDHSSPYLSRPIINRYGNSVTGSGGSSGGSNRTPYRNNITGSGGSSGGSNRTPLSLENLELSPLVKVEEDVLVMDDVLVNSNSGLRGSSSGSGSVSGRSSGERFLSSSSSSSGGSLYKTKLCKSWEDSRYCPYGFKCQFAHGHEELRPLNNRIRDMKKLEDVQMQMTKSKCSPLSSPYSPSNLLSSDSKTSTQSSTASSTSKLTKPSPLLSKDWSPVDDGIAVSLPGSTTDTHPSRVDVDEYINHILYGPTTGKRLPVFRDICPDPE; encoded by the exons ATGACTTCAAACTATACTCCAAACATGAATTTCCGAAACGACAGCGTTTCACCGAGAACTCCACCGCCATCCGAGGATGCATACCTCATGAAGTACCTACAATCAGCTCAATCGTCAGATCACTCGTCTCCGTATCTCAGCCGTCCGATCATAAATCGTTACGGTAACAGCGTCACAGGAAGTGGCGGTAGTAGCGGCGGTTCGAACAGGACGCCATACCGTAACAACATCACAGGAAGTGGCGGTAGTAGCGGTGGTTCAAACCGGACTCCATTGTCTCTGGAAAATTTGGAGTTGTCGCCGCTGGTGAAGGTGGAGGAAGACGTGCTCGTCATGGATGACGTTCTGGTTAACTCAAATTCCGGTTTGAGAGGCAGCAGTAGTGGCAGTGGCAGCGTCAGCGGCCGTAGCAGTGGCGAAAGGTTTTTGTCTTCGTCGTCGTCTAGTTCTGGAGGAAGTCTGTACAAGACGAAGCTGTGTAAGTCATGGGAGGATTCTAGATATTGTCCCTATGGCTTCAAGTGTCAG TTTGCTCATGGACACGAGGAGCTTCGTCCTTTAAATAATCGTATCCGTGACATGAAGAAACTGGAG gaTGTGCAAATGCAGATGACTAAGTCAAAGTGCAGTCCATTGTCAAGCCCTTACAGTCCAAGCAATCTACTTTCATCGGATAGTAAGACAAGTACACAGTCTAGTACAGCATCATCAACCTCAAAGCTGACGAAACCTTCTCCCCTCCTGTCAAAGGATTGGTCTCCTGTGGATGATGGCATTGCAGTAAGCTTACCAGGTTCAACTACTGATACACATCCATCCAGAGTCGATGTCGATGAGTATATCAACCATATTCTCTATGGCCCAACTACCGGAAAGAGGCTGCCTGTGTTTCGTGACATATGCCCTGACCCTGAGTAA
- the LOC141592619 gene encoding uncharacterized protein LOC141592619 yields MAFKTTLLLTILYIVVTAVNSQSPASSPTTQPPPITAAPPTTQPPLAATPPPVSAPPPSTPPPVATPPPATPPPVSAPPPATPPPVSAPPPATPPPVTAPPPATPPPVVATPAPAPSKKKVATPAPAPLLSSPPAPPVGAPGPSSDASASPGPSTSQEDQSGAEMLSVSKMIGSSVVGFVLFAMLF; encoded by the exons ATGGCTTTCAAAACCACTTTATTACTCACCATTCTATACATTGTCGTCACCGCCGTCAACTCCCAATCTCCGGCTTCCTCTCCCACCACCCAACCCCCTCCTATCACCGCCGCTCCTCCTACTACTCAACCCCCTCTCGCCGCCACCCCGCCGCCAGTATCCGCTCCCCCTCCGTCCACTCCACCACCCGTTGCCACCCCACCTCCGGCCACCCCTCCACCAGTGTCTGCCCCACCTCCGGCAACTCCGCCACCAGTGTCTGCCCCTCCTCCGGCTACTCCACCACCAGTGACTGCCCCACCCCCTGCCACCCCGCCACCTGTTGTCGCCACCCCGGCTCCGGCTCCAAGCAAGAAGAAGGTGGCGACACCGGCGCCAGCTCCGTTGTTGTCTAGCCCACCTGCGCCGCCTGTTGGTGCACCTGGTCCTAGCTCCGATGCTAGTGCCTCTCCTGGACCTTCTACTTCCCAAGAGGACCAG AGTGGAGCTGAAATGTTGTCAGTGTCAAAGATGATCGGAAGCTCAGTGGTCGGATTTGTTCTCTTCGCCATGCTATTCTAG